Proteins encoded in a region of the Pigmentiphaga litoralis genome:
- a CDS encoding ring-opening amidohydrolase, which translates to MQTFVYRLPMAHPGDVSALASLIDAGELRARDIVAFIGKTEGNGGVNDFTRGYFTQSLMALLARHTGEPAEALAARIPCVLSGGTEGVLSPHFVVFARHGDAPAQPVDTVNGSLAIGTAFTDPLPAEAVGRWAQVESVAAAVRAAMNDAGLTDPREIEFVQVKCPCITSARVQDAAARGQTVVTTDANRSMALSRAAGAFGIALALGELPASATDADLLADFAVACNRASVSSGVEVTCNEVIVLGNSTRWSGPLRIAHAPMRDALDLPAVGAALDRLGIAARPQVDDADRDRIAAVLVKCEPDRRGQIRGARHTMLDDTDINAQRHIRGAVGALVAGVMGDGRLFVSGGAEHQGPDGGGLVAVIAAGRA; encoded by the coding sequence ATGCAAACTTTTGTCTACCGACTTCCCATGGCCCATCCGGGCGACGTCTCGGCCCTGGCCAGCCTGATCGATGCGGGCGAACTGCGGGCCCGCGATATCGTTGCCTTCATCGGCAAGACAGAAGGCAATGGCGGCGTCAACGATTTCACGCGCGGTTATTTCACGCAGTCGCTGATGGCGCTGCTGGCCCGCCATACCGGCGAGCCGGCCGAGGCATTGGCCGCGCGTATTCCCTGTGTCCTGTCGGGCGGAACCGAAGGCGTGCTCAGCCCGCACTTCGTGGTGTTCGCGCGGCACGGTGATGCGCCCGCCCAACCGGTTGACACTGTCAACGGTTCGCTGGCGATCGGCACCGCGTTCACCGACCCCTTGCCGGCCGAAGCGGTGGGCCGATGGGCGCAAGTGGAAAGCGTGGCCGCGGCGGTGCGTGCGGCCATGAATGACGCGGGCCTGACGGATCCGCGCGAGATCGAATTCGTGCAGGTCAAGTGTCCGTGCATCACGTCGGCGCGGGTGCAGGATGCCGCCGCCCGTGGCCAGACCGTCGTAACGACCGATGCCAACCGGTCGATGGCCTTGTCGCGTGCGGCCGGGGCGTTCGGCATTGCACTGGCCTTGGGTGAACTGCCCGCGTCAGCCACCGATGCCGACCTGCTGGCCGATTTTGCGGTGGCCTGCAACCGCGCCAGTGTGTCGTCGGGTGTGGAAGTCACCTGCAATGAAGTGATCGTGCTGGGCAACTCGACACGCTGGTCGGGCCCCTTGCGGATTGCCCATGCGCCGATGCGCGACGCGCTCGATCTGCCTGCTGTCGGCGCGGCGCTGGACCGGCTGGGCATTGCGGCGCGGCCGCAGGTTGACGACGCTGACCGGGATCGCATCGCCGCGGTGCTGGTCAAGTGCGAGCCCGATCGCCGCGGTCAGATTCGCGGCGCGCGCCATACCATGCTGGACGACACCGACATCAATGCCCAGCGGCACATCCGTGGCGCGGTCGGCGCCCTGGTCGCCGGTGTGATGGGTGACGGCCGGCTGTTCGTGTCGGGCGGCGCGGAACACCAGGGCCCCGATGGCGGCGGACTGGTGGCGGTGATCGCGGCCGGGCGCGCATGA
- a CDS encoding TRAP transporter substrate-binding protein: MQRRRFLSQATTAAGASLATLAAPAIAQGTPTVRWRMSTSWPKSLDTIYGSAEELCKRVSAMTDGKFEIRAFPAGELVPPPQNMDAVSNGTVECNHVLSSAFIGKNTAVAFDTGLAFGLNSRQHNAWIHYGGGMALLRKMYKQYGIVNHVSGNVGVQMGGWYRKEIKSVADLNGLKMRIGGIGGMVLAKFGAVSQQIPAGDIYSALEKGTIDAAEWIGPHDDEKLGLNRVAPFYYSPGWFEGSASITSMVNEKAWEALPASYKAAFECACAEQTMKMLANYDAQNPLALRKLVGGGAKLGYFPKDVMDATYKASQELWTELSEKNADFKAIYPSWKKFQQDEVSWFRVAENALDNYTFAAVARSS; encoded by the coding sequence ATGCAGCGACGCCGTTTCCTTTCCCAAGCCACCACCGCCGCCGGCGCCAGCCTTGCCACATTGGCCGCTCCCGCCATTGCCCAGGGCACGCCGACCGTGCGCTGGCGCATGTCGACCAGCTGGCCCAAGAGCCTGGACACGATCTACGGTTCGGCCGAAGAACTGTGCAAGCGCGTGTCGGCAATGACCGACGGCAAGTTCGAAATCCGCGCCTTCCCGGCCGGCGAACTCGTGCCGCCGCCACAGAACATGGATGCCGTCAGCAACGGCACGGTGGAATGCAATCACGTGCTGAGCTCGGCCTTCATCGGCAAGAACACTGCGGTGGCCTTTGACACCGGCCTGGCCTTCGGCCTGAACTCGCGCCAGCACAACGCATGGATCCACTACGGCGGCGGCATGGCCTTGCTGCGCAAGATGTACAAGCAGTACGGCATCGTCAATCACGTCAGCGGCAACGTGGGCGTGCAGATGGGCGGCTGGTATCGCAAGGAAATCAAATCGGTTGCGGATCTCAACGGTCTGAAGATGCGCATCGGCGGGATCGGCGGCATGGTGCTCGCCAAATTCGGCGCGGTCTCGCAGCAGATTCCGGCGGGCGATATCTACTCGGCGCTGGAAAAAGGCACGATCGACGCGGCCGAATGGATCGGCCCCCACGACGATGAAAAGCTGGGCCTGAACCGCGTGGCGCCGTTCTATTACTCGCCAGGCTGGTTCGAAGGCAGCGCTTCGATCACGTCGATGGTCAACGAGAAAGCCTGGGAAGCCCTGCCGGCCTCTTACAAGGCCGCATTCGAATGTGCCTGTGCCGAACAGACCATGAAGATGCTGGCCAACTACGACGCACAGAATCCGCTGGCCCTGCGCAAGCTGGTGGGCGGCGGCGCCAAGCTGGGCTACTTCCCGAAAGACGTGATGGACGCCACCTACAAGGCATCGCAGGAACTGTGGACCGAGCTGTCGGAAAAGAACGCCGACTTCAAGGCCATCTACCCGTCGTGGAAGAAATTCCAGCAAGACGAAGTCAGCTGGTTCCGCGTGGCCGAAAACGCGCTCGACAACTACACCTTTGCGGCGGTGGCACGTAGCTCATGA
- a CDS encoding xanthine dehydrogenase family protein molybdopterin-binding subunit gives MSTEHPTSAHKAQGVGARVRRKEDARHLHGKGNFVADMSMPGLSEVAFLRSPLAHARIVGASIPDDIRVAVVLRGDMADSLDIVAESTLPTYQLSAQPPLASGKVRFVGEPMAMAFAPTRALAEDIVEQIQIDLDDLPVYANATTAEAATGTFVHDDWTSNLFMTLHADRDFDTWAAKADRVVKRTVDLSRQCMVPMEGKAVLAYWDFQADQLVVVSATQVPHMIRTILAECLKLPQDQVRVISPDVGGAFGYKCVLQQEELCIAWLAKTHKRPFRFIEDRREHLIAGANSREHSYDMTAYVDKRGKLLALDAVITIDGGAYSVWPFTAGLEPGQAIGNLPGPYDFRGYRCVTKCVATNKPGFVPYRGVARTGVCFAIELTMDAIAREVGREPWEVRKENLVPADAMPYVNVTNKHLDSGDYGASLAKAMEMLQFDQLRERQKAGEADGRLLGIGIATYTEQSAHGTSVFAAWGTPLIPGFDSATVRITPDGGLEMRVGVHSHGQGMETTFAQIAHEILGVDIARTKLIHGDTGQTPFSTGTYASRSMVMSGGAVSVACKKLAPRVLAIGAHLLGADLSAVSLADGRVVGPDGKSVSIGDVANAWYLRPHLLPADVDTGGLEVTAGYKPKVDTGAFTYATHAAVVAVDTDTGDVEILDYVVVEDCGTMINPMVVEGQTYGGIAQGIGTALYEETPYDENGQPLASTLADYVLPGAVEVPTIRMHHFETKSPHTEFGAKGMGEGGAIAPPAVIFNAVNDALRVIGAAEVTRTPLSPRRLLQAIEDGPGPDPLVITLPIRQTVNVA, from the coding sequence ATGAGTACCGAACATCCCACGTCCGCGCACAAGGCGCAGGGGGTCGGGGCGCGCGTGCGCCGCAAGGAAGACGCGCGCCACCTGCATGGCAAGGGCAACTTCGTTGCCGACATGTCCATGCCCGGCCTGAGTGAAGTGGCCTTTTTGCGCAGCCCCCTGGCCCATGCGCGCATCGTGGGCGCATCGATTCCTGACGACATTCGCGTGGCTGTGGTGCTGCGCGGCGACATGGCCGATTCGCTGGATATCGTTGCCGAATCGACCTTGCCCACGTATCAGCTGTCGGCGCAGCCGCCACTGGCATCGGGCAAGGTCCGCTTTGTGGGCGAGCCCATGGCCATGGCCTTTGCGCCGACCCGCGCGCTGGCCGAAGACATCGTCGAACAGATCCAGATCGACCTGGACGACCTGCCGGTCTATGCCAACGCCACCACTGCCGAGGCCGCCACCGGCACCTTCGTCCATGATGACTGGACCAGCAACCTGTTCATGACGCTGCATGCCGATCGCGACTTCGACACCTGGGCGGCAAAGGCTGACCGGGTGGTCAAGCGCACGGTGGACCTGTCGCGCCAATGCATGGTGCCGATGGAAGGCAAGGCCGTCCTGGCCTACTGGGACTTCCAGGCCGACCAGTTGGTGGTGGTCAGCGCGACCCAGGTCCCGCACATGATCCGCACGATCCTGGCCGAGTGCCTGAAGCTGCCGCAGGACCAGGTCCGCGTGATCTCGCCCGACGTGGGCGGGGCCTTCGGCTACAAGTGCGTGCTGCAGCAGGAAGAGCTGTGCATTGCGTGGCTGGCCAAGACCCACAAGCGCCCGTTCCGCTTCATTGAAGACCGGCGCGAACACCTGATTGCCGGCGCGAACTCGCGCGAGCATTCGTATGACATGACGGCCTATGTCGACAAGCGCGGCAAGCTGCTCGCGCTCGACGCGGTCATCACCATCGATGGCGGCGCCTATTCGGTCTGGCCCTTCACGGCCGGACTCGAACCCGGCCAGGCCATCGGCAACCTGCCCGGCCCGTATGACTTTCGCGGCTACCGCTGCGTGACCAAATGCGTGGCGACCAACAAGCCCGGATTCGTTCCCTATCGCGGCGTGGCGCGCACCGGCGTGTGCTTTGCGATCGAGCTGACCATGGACGCCATTGCGCGCGAGGTCGGCCGCGAGCCCTGGGAAGTCCGCAAGGAAAACCTGGTGCCGGCCGACGCGATGCCCTACGTCAACGTCACCAACAAACATCTGGACAGTGGCGACTATGGCGCCAGCCTGGCCAAGGCCATGGAGATGCTGCAGTTCGACCAACTGCGCGAACGCCAGAAAGCCGGTGAAGCCGATGGCCGCCTGCTGGGCATCGGCATCGCCACCTACACCGAACAATCCGCGCACGGCACGTCGGTGTTCGCCGCGTGGGGCACGCCGCTGATTCCGGGCTTCGACTCGGCCACGGTGCGCATCACGCCCGACGGCGGCCTGGAAATGCGGGTGGGCGTGCATTCGCACGGCCAGGGCATGGAAACGACGTTTGCGCAGATCGCGCATGAAATCCTGGGCGTCGACATTGCGCGGACCAAGTTGATTCATGGCGACACGGGCCAGACACCGTTTTCGACCGGCACCTATGCGTCGCGTTCGATGGTGATGTCGGGCGGCGCCGTGTCGGTGGCGTGCAAGAAACTGGCGCCGCGGGTGCTTGCCATTGGCGCGCATCTGCTCGGCGCCGACCTGTCCGCCGTCTCGCTGGCCGATGGCCGCGTGGTCGGTCCGGACGGCAAGTCGGTATCGATCGGCGACGTGGCGAACGCGTGGTACCTGCGTCCGCATCTGCTGCCGGCCGACGTGGATACGGGCGGGCTGGAAGTCACGGCGGGCTACAAGCCCAAGGTCGACACCGGCGCATTTACTTATGCCACCCACGCGGCCGTCGTGGCGGTGGACACCGATACCGGCGATGTCGAGATCCTGGACTATGTGGTGGTCGAGGACTGCGGCACGATGATCAACCCCATGGTGGTCGAAGGCCAGACCTACGGCGGCATTGCGCAAGGCATCGGCACCGCGCTGTACGAAGAGACGCCCTACGACGAAAACGGCCAGCCGCTGGCGTCGACCTTGGCCGACTATGTGCTGCCTGGCGCGGTCGAAGTGCCGACCATCCGCATGCATCACTTCGAGACCAAGTCGCCGCACACCGAATTCGGCGCCAAGGGCATGGGCGAAGGCGGCGCGATTGCACCGCCCGCGGTGATCTTCAACGCGGTCAACGACGCCCTGCGCGTGATTGGCGCGGCCGAAGTGACGCGCACGCCGCTGAGCCCGCGCCGCCTGCTGCAGGCGATCGAAGACGGTCCGGGCCCCGATCCCCTCGTCATCACTCTGCCGATCCGCCAGACCGTCAACGTGGCGTGA
- a CDS encoding FAD binding domain-containing protein yields the protein MKAALFDYTRPDEVGAAMSLLSGSPGAKAMGGSQSLGPMLNLRLARPGVVVDVSGIPGLRTVTQEGDSIRVGAAVTHAEIEDGIHPLLRGTPLQKIAAGIAYRSVRNRGTLGGSLAHADPAADWLVTAVAFGASLEIVSPAGSRLVDADAFMIGAYTTVLAENELIAAVRFPVASPAMRWGYYKYCRKTGEFAEASCAARFDSSTGMARIAIGALSGAPRLLPSLAAAVAREGQTACTQDAIAHAVAEAMPDHDAVDRKLHAVAVRRCLAQLLGAEESTWR from the coding sequence ATGAAAGCCGCTTTATTCGACTACACCCGGCCCGACGAGGTCGGCGCGGCCATGTCGCTGCTGTCCGGCAGCCCGGGCGCCAAGGCCATGGGCGGCAGCCAGTCGCTGGGCCCCATGCTCAATCTGCGCCTGGCGCGGCCCGGCGTCGTGGTGGACGTCTCGGGCATCCCTGGCCTGCGCACGGTCACCCAGGAGGGCGACAGCATCCGGGTCGGCGCCGCCGTGACGCACGCCGAGATCGAAGACGGCATCCACCCCCTGCTGCGCGGCACGCCCCTGCAAAAGATCGCGGCGGGCATTGCCTACCGGTCCGTACGCAATCGCGGCACCCTGGGCGGCAGCCTGGCCCATGCCGATCCGGCAGCGGACTGGCTGGTCACGGCCGTGGCCTTCGGGGCATCGCTCGAGATTGTTTCACCGGCCGGCAGCCGCCTGGTGGATGCCGATGCCTTCATGATCGGCGCCTACACCACGGTGCTTGCCGAGAACGAACTGATCGCCGCCGTCCGCTTCCCGGTGGCGTCTCCCGCCATGCGCTGGGGCTACTACAAGTATTGCCGCAAGACCGGCGAGTTTGCCGAAGCCAGTTGCGCGGCCCGCTTCGATTCGTCCACGGGCATGGCGCGCATTGCGATCGGCGCCCTGTCGGGTGCCCCCCGCCTGCTGCCGTCCCTGGCGGCCGCCGTGGCGCGCGAAGGCCAGACGGCCTGCACCCAGGACGCCATCGCCCATGCGGTGGCCGAAGCGATGCCGGATCACGACGCCGTCGACCGTAAATTGCATGCCGTAGCGGTCCGCCGCTGCCTGGCGCAACTTCTTGGAGCAGAAGAATCAACATGGCGTTAG
- a CDS encoding xanthine dehydrogenase family Fe-S subunit, with protein sequence MNMALVTLDVNGRKVSSDVPARMHLGDFLREEARLTGTHLGCEHGVCGACTVLMDGQPIRSCISFASACAGKHITTIEGYDADPVMRRLREAFTAHHALQCGYCTPGMLATARDIVLRCPDADDARIRVELAGNLCRCTGYMGIVAAIRSVLADLIATPDEEISALRRALRGEPAGAVAALPAPASSSAAAPAAQTPFEGFIAKVTTPVKDTAASASSASTASSASTSSSASTAPASRTKGSEITGQFEVPFPADQVWDFMVDLPAVASCLPGASITEHDGDRVKGKVAIKFGPMSAAFNGAARLERDDTTKTAVFRGAGQDTLSQSRANGDITYRLTALDSSRTRVDVELLYSLQGPLAQFSRSGLVRDFVRRMIADFGRNVTARLQRPADAGAPPPVAAFSPTRMFFGVLWDRIKGIFSRTH encoded by the coding sequence ATCAACATGGCGTTAGTCACCCTGGATGTGAATGGCCGCAAGGTCTCATCCGACGTTCCCGCGCGTATGCACCTGGGCGACTTCCTGCGCGAAGAAGCCCGTCTGACCGGCACCCACCTGGGTTGCGAGCACGGCGTCTGCGGCGCCTGTACTGTCCTGATGGACGGACAACCGATCAGGTCCTGCATTTCGTTTGCGTCCGCCTGTGCGGGCAAGCACATCACCACCATTGAAGGCTACGACGCGGACCCCGTCATGCGGCGCCTGCGTGAAGCGTTCACTGCGCACCATGCTTTGCAGTGCGGCTACTGCACGCCCGGCATGCTGGCCACCGCGCGCGACATCGTGCTGCGTTGTCCCGATGCCGACGATGCGCGCATCCGGGTCGAACTGGCCGGCAACCTGTGCCGCTGTACCGGATACATGGGCATCGTGGCGGCGATCCGGTCGGTGCTGGCGGATCTGATCGCCACGCCGGACGAAGAGATCTCGGCTTTGCGCCGTGCGCTGCGTGGCGAGCCCGCGGGCGCGGTGGCGGCCCTGCCGGCCCCTGCTTCATCGTCGGCTGCCGCCCCGGCTGCGCAGACGCCGTTCGAAGGCTTCATTGCCAAGGTGACGACGCCGGTGAAGGACACGGCTGCATCGGCTTCATCGGCTTCCACTGCGTCTTCGGCGTCGACGTCTTCGTCTGCCTCGACCGCCCCCGCTTCCCGCACCAAGGGGTCGGAGATCACCGGGCAATTCGAAGTGCCCTTCCCGGCCGACCAGGTCTGGGACTTCATGGTGGACCTGCCCGCCGTGGCCAGCTGCCTGCCCGGCGCATCGATCACCGAACATGATGGTGATCGCGTCAAGGGGAAGGTCGCGATCAAATTCGGGCCGATGTCCGCCGCGTTCAATGGCGCGGCCCGGCTGGAACGGGACGACACCACCAAGACCGCAGTCTTTCGCGGCGCGGGGCAGGACACGCTCAGCCAGTCGCGCGCCAATGGCGACATCACCTATCGCCTGACCGCCCTCGACAGCAGCCGCACGCGGGTCGATGTGGAACTGCTGTATTCCTTGCAAGGCCCCCTGGCGCAGTTTTCGCGCTCGGGCCTGGTCCGGGACTTCGTGCGCCGCATGATCGCGGACTTTGGCCGCAACGTCACGGCCCGTCTGCAGCGTCCGGCCGATGCCGGCGCGCCCCCACCGGTCGCCGCCTTCAGTCCGACCCGCATGTTCTTCGGCGTGCTGTGGGACCGGATCAAGGGGATCTTCAGCCGCACGCATTGA
- a CDS encoding TRAP transporter small permease subunit, whose product MRPLLAFSHLIDAINRRVGEWVSWLVLVVVVISAGNAIIRKFFHISSNAWLELQWYLFGASFLLAAGYTLLNNDHVRLDILMEKLPIRTQVKIEIFGVIFMLFPMVFLILLPSWPMFVASYDTLERSANSGGLLLWPAKLLIPVGFSLLFLAGVSHLIKCIGFLRGDCPDPRIKNSEAQAEEDYTEQVRLEAERRTEEAARLAALQHGERP is encoded by the coding sequence ATGCGGCCCCTGCTCGCCTTCTCGCATCTGATCGATGCCATCAATCGCCGTGTTGGCGAATGGGTATCGTGGCTTGTGCTGGTGGTTGTCGTCATCAGCGCCGGCAACGCCATCATCCGCAAGTTCTTCCACATCAGTTCCAACGCCTGGCTGGAACTGCAGTGGTATCTGTTCGGCGCGAGCTTCCTGCTCGCCGCAGGCTATACGCTGCTCAATAATGATCATGTTCGGCTCGACATCCTGATGGAAAAGCTGCCGATCCGCACCCAGGTCAAGATCGAGATCTTCGGCGTCATCTTCATGCTGTTCCCGATGGTCTTCCTGATCCTGCTGCCGTCGTGGCCCATGTTCGTCGCGTCCTACGACACGCTGGAGCGTTCCGCCAACAGCGGCGGCCTGCTGCTCTGGCCCGCCAAGCTGCTGATCCCGGTCGGGTTCTCGTTGCTGTTCCTGGCGGGCGTGTCCCACCTGATCAAGTGCATCGGCTTTCTGCGCGGTGACTGTCCCGATCCGCGCATCAAGAATTCAGAAGCGCAGGCCGAAGAGGACTATACGGAACAGGTCCGGCTTGAAGCCGAGCGGCGCACCGAAGAAGCTGCCCGCCTGGCCGCGCTCCAGCACGGAGAACGGCCATGA
- a CDS encoding TRAP transporter large permease, with amino-acid sequence MTEFLIANLAPIMFACLILLLLVGFPVAFALAANGVLFGLIGIELGLFTPVLFQALPQRVFGIMTNDTLLAIPFFTFMGLILDRSGMAEDLLETIGQLFGPIRGGLAVAVILVGALLGAVTGVVSASVISMGLISLPIMLRYGYDRKLASGVIAASGTLTQVIPPSMVLIVLADQLGRSVGDMYMGAMLPGLILTGLYVVYVMLLAMFRPGDVPALPPEARRFRESNGASGNLSLLVLLGIATAAALTYARLELVGRAMDEKIVLSMLVGGAVAWVLALLNKWFKLGLLSAIAERVTFVLIPPLGLIFLVLGTIFLGIATPTEGGAMGAVGALLMAWGRRSLSLSLLRQSMTVTTKITCFVVFILVGSTVFGLTFRGVSGDLWVEHLLTNLPGGQIGFLIAVNVIMFFLAFFLDFFELAFILVPLLGPVADKLGIDLVWFGVLLAVNMQTSFMHPPFGFALFYLRSVAPNKDYKDRVTGKMIKKVETRQIYWGSVPFIAIQLIMVALVIMYPRMVTHYKDGQANVDPSTVKIDMGAPIYGDSPGAYPGGTTP; translated from the coding sequence ATGACCGAATTCCTGATCGCCAATCTGGCGCCGATCATGTTCGCGTGCCTGATCCTGCTTCTGCTGGTCGGGTTCCCGGTTGCGTTTGCGCTGGCCGCCAACGGCGTGCTGTTCGGCCTGATCGGCATCGAACTGGGCTTGTTCACGCCCGTGCTGTTCCAGGCCTTGCCGCAACGTGTGTTCGGCATCATGACCAATGACACGCTGCTGGCGATTCCCTTTTTCACCTTCATGGGCCTGATCCTGGACCGATCCGGGATGGCCGAAGACCTGCTCGAAACCATCGGCCAGCTGTTTGGCCCGATCCGCGGCGGCCTGGCCGTGGCGGTGATTCTGGTCGGCGCACTGCTCGGCGCCGTGACGGGCGTGGTGTCGGCCTCGGTCATTTCCATGGGCCTCATCTCGTTGCCCATCATGTTGCGCTATGGCTATGACCGCAAGCTCGCCAGTGGCGTCATCGCTGCATCTGGCACGCTGACGCAGGTCATCCCGCCGTCCATGGTCCTGATCGTGCTGGCCGACCAGCTGGGCCGTTCCGTGGGCGACATGTACATGGGCGCCATGCTGCCCGGCCTGATCCTGACCGGCCTGTATGTCGTGTACGTGATGCTGCTTGCCATGTTCCGGCCCGGCGACGTGCCTGCCCTGCCGCCCGAAGCCCGGCGTTTTCGCGAATCCAACGGCGCAAGCGGCAACCTGTCGCTGCTGGTGCTGCTGGGGATTGCCACTGCGGCGGCGCTGACCTACGCCAGGCTGGAACTGGTCGGCCGCGCCATGGACGAAAAGATCGTGCTGTCCATGCTGGTCGGCGGCGCGGTGGCATGGGTGCTGGCCCTGCTGAACAAGTGGTTCAAGCTGGGCCTGCTTTCAGCGATTGCCGAACGCGTCACCTTCGTGCTGATCCCGCCCCTGGGGCTGATCTTTCTGGTGCTGGGCACGATCTTCCTTGGCATCGCCACGCCGACGGAAGGCGGCGCCATGGGCGCCGTGGGCGCGCTGCTGATGGCATGGGGACGCCGCAGCCTGAGCCTGTCGCTGCTGCGTCAGTCGATGACCGTGACCACCAAGATCACCTGCTTCGTCGTCTTCATCCTGGTGGGCTCGACCGTGTTCGGCCTGACTTTCCGCGGCGTGAGCGGCGACCTGTGGGTGGAACATCTGCTGACCAACCTGCCCGGCGGCCAGATCGGCTTCCTGATCGCAGTCAACGTCATCATGTTCTTCCTGGCCTTCTTCCTGGACTTCTTTGAACTGGCCTTCATCCTGGTGCCGCTGCTCGGCCCCGTCGCCGACAAGCTCGGCATCGACCTGGTCTGGTTCGGCGTGCTGCTGGCTGTCAACATGCAGACGTCCTTCATGCACCCGCCCTTCGGCTTCGCGCTGTTCTACCTGCGGTCCGTGGCGCCCAACAAGGACTACAAGGATCGCGTGACCGGCAAGATGATCAAGAAGGTCGAAACCCGTCAGATCTATTGGGGGTCCGTACCTTTCATTGCGATCCAGCTGATCATGGTCGCGCTGGTGATCATGTATCCGCGCATGGTCACCCATTACAAGGACGGCCAGGCCAACGTCGATCCGAGTACCGTCAAGATCGACATGGGCGCACCGATCTACGGCGATTCGCCGGGCGCCTATCCGGGCGGGACCACGCCGTAA
- a CDS encoding LysR family transcriptional regulator, whose product MLNSKLLTCFLAVVTHRTLTAAADHLCITQPALSKSLRRLEDELGVPLFQRTSAGMVLTAYGSTLAHRARLIQLEAQRAHDEILLMKDGGVGTLTVGAGPLWSVHLLPDVIAELSRTHASLRVRVVPGVLSTLLPQLLRGEVDVLCAALDFPDHDDIEKEYLIDSSHVFLAHASHPLASKSQVSVADLSRCKFVGPHNDYAVLDRMKQFFALRGLDSPGFAAEADSLELVLSLVATGEFIATQSHQVLAHARQLGIDTLATDEGIWTFRGGLARLKRPVPLPVVDLFRHSLLRHLHAAS is encoded by the coding sequence GTGCTCAATTCGAAACTGCTGACCTGCTTTCTTGCGGTGGTCACCCACCGCACGCTGACGGCAGCTGCCGACCATCTTTGCATCACCCAACCGGCGCTGTCGAAAAGCCTGCGCCGGCTCGAAGATGAATTGGGTGTGCCTCTGTTCCAGCGCACTTCGGCCGGCATGGTCCTGACCGCTTACGGATCGACGCTGGCCCACCGGGCCAGGCTGATCCAGCTGGAAGCGCAACGCGCCCACGACGAAATACTGCTGATGAAGGACGGGGGCGTCGGCACCTTGACGGTCGGGGCCGGGCCGCTCTGGTCCGTCCACCTGTTGCCCGATGTGATCGCGGAGTTGTCCCGGACGCACGCCAGCCTTCGCGTGCGTGTGGTGCCGGGTGTGCTGAGCACGCTGTTGCCTCAGCTTCTTCGTGGCGAAGTCGACGTGCTGTGCGCGGCGCTCGACTTTCCTGACCACGATGACATCGAGAAGGAATACCTGATCGACAGCAGCCACGTGTTCCTTGCGCATGCCAGCCATCCCCTTGCCAGTAAGTCCCAGGTATCGGTTGCCGACCTGAGCCGGTGCAAGTTCGTGGGTCCGCACAACGACTATGCCGTGCTGGACCGGATGAAGCAGTTCTTTGCGTTGCGCGGACTGGATTCGCCCGGCTTTGCCGCCGAGGCCGATTCGCTGGAGCTGGTGCTGTCACTGGTGGCCACCGGCGAATTCATTGCCACCCAATCGCATCAGGTCCTGGCCCATGCGCGCCAGTTGGGTATCGACACCCTGGCCACGGACGAAGGCATCTGGACGTTTCGCGGGGGCCTGGCCCGGCTGAAGCGGCCCGTGCCGCTGCCGGTGGTCGACCTGTTCCGCCACAGCCTGTTGCGGCATCTGCATGCGGCGTCTTGA